One window of the Ochrobactrum vermis genome contains the following:
- a CDS encoding type IV secretion system protein, which produces MKRLIISASAIAVASASFAPTAAYAGGVPVIDAANYEVAKQTSVTTDKILGTNKEILTTVEETLKAVTGDRGGDANQMQNLAVGNGFSVSSMPSFDSLMSGGVPNFGSMGGDIAKVASTFINGLQLVKNLSGQENSSFSGDKSYEQMVNTVLGVAALVNGSQQAVTTRQSAFEQAGQSIGQAKDLKGSIDQNTQLQVQAGLTINELIGVMNGAVSSLQTDNQRRLTDISNSKKVLTYSAN; this is translated from the coding sequence ATGAAACGACTGATCATTTCGGCGTCAGCGATTGCCGTAGCTTCGGCATCGTTCGCTCCCACGGCGGCTTATGCAGGTGGTGTCCCGGTCATCGATGCTGCCAATTATGAAGTGGCAAAACAAACCTCCGTCACGACTGACAAGATTCTCGGGACAAACAAGGAAATCCTGACAACGGTCGAGGAGACATTGAAGGCCGTTACCGGTGATCGCGGCGGCGATGCCAACCAGATGCAAAACCTGGCCGTCGGGAACGGCTTTAGCGTATCGTCAATGCCCTCTTTTGACAGCCTTATGTCCGGCGGGGTGCCAAATTTTGGCAGCATGGGCGGTGACATCGCCAAGGTGGCATCCACTTTCATCAACGGGCTTCAGCTCGTTAAGAACTTATCGGGGCAAGAAAATAGCAGCTTCAGCGGAGACAAGTCCTATGAACAGATGGTCAACACTGTGCTTGGTGTCGCCGCACTCGTAAATGGTTCGCAACAGGCGGTAACGACGCGCCAAAGCGCTTTTGAACAGGCCGGGCAGAGTATCGGTCAGGCAAAGGACCTTAAAGGTTCCATCGACCAGAACACGCAGCTGCAAGTCCAAGCAGGGCTGACCATCAATGAACTGATCGGCGTCATGAACGGTGCCGTGTCGTCGTTGCAGACTGATAATCAGCGCCGCCTCACCGACATTTCCAATTCCAAGAAGGTGTTGACGTACAGTGCAAACTAA
- a CDS encoding lytic transglycosylase domain-containing protein, translating to MHKKTALCIFLASATMPLSALAGGVPVIDGSNLSERTVRDQKTSEIEQTNKDRFSLNKSVTCAVYRPGRKDDPVAAAKANPEISGLVKRVAREEGVDENLFLGLVYQESRFNPCAKSGVGAIGLAQLMPDTAKELGVDPHNIEQNLRGGARYLKQQLKRFNGNANLALAAYNAGAGNVKKYGGIPPFKETQGYVRNITQKWTPAFGGSKDLPMNYGGGDTAYSGMRDSTINSMATTQATQESTANVASWLQQLGGIQSGTIQDSWDHNAGARNANLEMVNQVIVLGNSMADLLNSRNAVSASGISGASQSSASKKKDDKPRETTGVCDPRTGLEWNPEEKACVQQREREANIKLNLDPQ from the coding sequence ATGCATAAGAAAACTGCTCTATGCATATTTTTGGCGTCAGCGACCATGCCTTTGTCAGCATTGGCTGGTGGCGTTCCTGTCATTGACGGGTCAAATTTGTCCGAAAGAACGGTTCGTGATCAAAAAACGTCCGAGATCGAGCAGACGAATAAAGACCGGTTTTCCCTCAACAAGAGCGTAACATGTGCCGTCTACCGACCAGGGCGCAAGGACGATCCCGTTGCAGCCGCCAAAGCCAATCCAGAAATTTCCGGGTTGGTCAAACGAGTGGCGCGCGAAGAGGGTGTAGACGAGAATCTGTTTCTAGGACTCGTTTATCAGGAAAGCCGCTTTAATCCATGCGCGAAATCGGGCGTGGGAGCTATCGGTTTGGCTCAGTTGATGCCTGATACCGCTAAAGAGTTGGGCGTAGATCCCCATAACATTGAACAGAACCTGCGCGGTGGTGCTCGTTATCTTAAACAGCAGCTCAAGCGTTTCAACGGCAACGCCAACCTCGCCCTTGCAGCGTACAATGCTGGCGCTGGCAACGTTAAAAAATATGGCGGCATTCCCCCGTTCAAGGAAACGCAGGGGTACGTCCGGAATATCACGCAGAAATGGACTCCGGCGTTCGGCGGATCAAAGGACCTGCCCATGAACTACGGCGGCGGCGATACAGCATATTCCGGTATGCGGGATTCGACCATCAATTCGATGGCAACGACGCAGGCAACACAGGAAAGTACCGCCAACGTCGCCTCATGGCTTCAGCAGCTCGGCGGTATCCAGTCCGGCACAATTCAAGACAGTTGGGATCACAACGCCGGCGCTCGAAATGCGAACCTCGAAATGGTCAACCAGGTGATTGTCCTCGGCAATTCAATGGCCGACCTGCTCAACAGCCGCAATGCAGTTTCAGCCAGTGGCATTTCTGGCGCATCTCAATCGTCTGCGTCCAAGAAGAAAGACGACAAGCCCCGAGAAACGACCGGCGTTTGTGATCCCCGTACCGGCCTCGAATGGAATCCGGAAGAAAAGGCTTGCGTTCAGCAGCGTGAACGCGAGGCGAACATCAAACTTAACCTCGATCCTCAATAA
- a CDS encoding VirB4 family type IV secretion/conjugal transfer ATPase, with the protein MLKVVREELGFGKVAHNERPMASHIPYLRHMSDTVIGLENGALLSVIKLDGLFFQTEDQAELNMRSNVQNTIIRALGSSRFSVWSTVIRRQVDSEIGGAFDDAFCEQLNNRYMSQLRHKRMFANEIYLSIVRTNMRGALGLSDIVSRAFTRSGGAEVRDQQTRETVTELEELVSSMTRELQKYGARELGITYRDGEPHSEPCEFINTILTCGVPRKMRLPRMGIRNYVGTSRLHFGKRAMQTQAATDEDNRYGAMLSIKEYSPYTGPGMLDGLLQVNHEFILTQSFTISDKPIALERITRLQRQIAASDESGSAVESDIDFALNSLMNQEAVFGIHHFSLLCLSRDLEGLSKAVSELGSCLTDMNNNWLREDMNLEASFWAQLPGNHSYRARKAMLSSANFSGLSSMHNFATGQSDNLHWGLPITILETTSQTPYWFNFHRRDIGHFLVTGPTGSGKTVALTFLLAQAMRISPTPKAVFFDKDRGAEIFVRAMGGAYEVLSPGTPTGFNPLQLENTGPNRDFLLRLLKSMLRSSDQRDFSQEDADTLERAIARIMEEPAAQRNLPNLSGLLVGRSRADANDLASRLRPWIDGEKAWLFNAQHDVLSFSGRSVFGFDMTSILGNEDIRTPALMYLYHRLDELLNGDPVMFFMDEGWQLLMDETFSHFIIDKMKTIRKLNGIVGFGTQSAADIAKAKASHTLIEQSATNIHFPNPRADEESYIKRFGLTVKEFNFIKNTPPEKRTFLVKHGNDSVIARLDLSKMPDLVKVLSGRKETVEECAALRERYGDEPENWLAEFCGWERNDA; encoded by the coding sequence ATGTTGAAAGTCGTCAGAGAAGAACTCGGATTTGGCAAGGTCGCTCATAATGAGCGGCCTATGGCTTCGCATATCCCATATCTGAGGCATATGTCGGATACAGTGATCGGCTTGGAAAACGGCGCACTCTTGTCGGTCATCAAACTCGACGGTCTCTTTTTCCAAACCGAAGATCAAGCCGAACTGAATATGCGCTCGAATGTTCAAAATACGATCATTCGAGCGCTTGGATCGAGCCGCTTTTCTGTCTGGTCGACAGTAATACGCAGACAGGTTGACTCCGAAATCGGCGGCGCATTCGATGATGCGTTCTGCGAACAGCTGAATAACCGCTATATGAGCCAGTTACGCCATAAGCGCATGTTCGCCAATGAAATTTATCTCTCGATCGTGCGGACTAATATGCGTGGCGCCCTCGGCCTCAGCGACATAGTAAGTCGTGCATTTACCCGTTCTGGAGGCGCTGAGGTTCGAGATCAGCAAACGCGTGAAACAGTGACCGAACTCGAAGAGCTCGTTTCCAGCATGACGCGCGAGCTGCAGAAATATGGCGCGCGCGAGCTCGGTATAACTTATCGCGATGGAGAGCCACATTCCGAACCGTGCGAGTTCATAAACACCATTCTGACCTGCGGCGTGCCACGCAAAATGCGTCTTCCCCGGATGGGAATTCGAAATTACGTCGGAACGTCACGCCTACATTTCGGTAAGCGAGCGATGCAAACGCAAGCCGCCACCGATGAGGACAATCGTTATGGCGCGATGCTCTCTATCAAAGAATATTCGCCATACACCGGTCCCGGAATGCTGGATGGACTGTTGCAGGTGAATCATGAGTTCATCCTGACACAAAGCTTCACAATTTCCGACAAACCCATTGCGCTGGAGCGTATCACCCGGCTTCAGCGCCAGATTGCCGCGTCGGATGAGTCCGGAAGTGCAGTCGAAAGCGATATCGACTTCGCGCTTAACAGCCTCATGAATCAGGAGGCTGTTTTTGGCATTCACCATTTCTCTTTGCTTTGCCTGTCTCGCGACCTTGAAGGTTTGAGCAAAGCAGTTTCCGAGCTTGGTAGCTGCCTGACCGACATGAACAACAACTGGCTGCGCGAGGATATGAACCTTGAAGCGTCCTTCTGGGCACAATTGCCCGGCAACCATAGCTATCGTGCGCGAAAGGCCATGCTGTCTTCGGCAAATTTCTCCGGCCTGTCATCGATGCACAATTTCGCGACCGGTCAATCGGACAATCTTCATTGGGGTCTGCCGATCACGATACTAGAGACCACCTCGCAAACCCCATACTGGTTCAACTTTCATCGTCGCGATATTGGTCACTTCCTTGTCACTGGCCCTACTGGCTCCGGTAAGACCGTCGCCCTGACATTCTTGCTGGCGCAGGCGATGCGCATCAGCCCTACCCCTAAAGCTGTCTTTTTTGACAAGGATAGAGGTGCCGAGATTTTCGTGCGTGCCATGGGGGGAGCTTACGAAGTTCTCTCCCCGGGAACACCGACTGGTTTCAATCCGCTTCAGCTGGAAAACACCGGCCCCAATCGTGATTTTCTGCTTCGCCTTTTGAAATCAATGTTGCGATCTAGCGATCAACGCGACTTCAGCCAGGAGGACGCAGACACGCTGGAACGGGCAATTGCCCGTATCATGGAAGAGCCGGCAGCTCAGCGCAACTTACCAAACCTTTCGGGACTCTTGGTAGGCAGATCGCGGGCAGATGCGAACGACCTGGCGTCAAGGTTGCGTCCTTGGATCGATGGCGAAAAAGCGTGGCTGTTCAATGCGCAGCACGATGTGCTGTCATTCTCCGGGCGTAGTGTCTTCGGTTTCGATATGACCAGCATCCTCGGCAACGAGGATATCCGAACCCCCGCACTGATGTACCTTTATCACCGTCTCGATGAGCTTCTGAACGGCGATCCTGTCATGTTCTTCATGGACGAAGGCTGGCAGCTGCTTATGGATGAAACGTTCAGTCATTTCATCATCGATAAGATGAAAACCATCCGTAAGCTCAACGGAATTGTAGGTTTCGGAACTCAGTCGGCAGCGGATATTGCCAAAGCAAAGGCGTCTCACACCCTTATTGAGCAATCGGCCACGAATATTCATTTCCCGAACCCGCGCGCTGACGAAGAGAGCTACATCAAACGCTTTGGCCTGACGGTTAAAGAATTCAATTTCATCAAAAACACCCCGCCTGAAAAGCGCACGTTTCTCGTCAAGCACGGGAATGACTCAGTCATTGCCCGTCTCGATCTCTCGAAAATGCCTGATCTCGTCAAAGTGCTGTCGGGTCGAAAAGAGACCGTCGAAGAATGTGCTGCGCTGCGGGAACGATATGGCGATGAGCCTGAAAACTGGTTGGCTGAATTCTGCGGATGGGAGAGGAATGATGCATAA
- a CDS encoding type IV secretion system protein VirB3 — protein sequence MAEYEDVKPQLTPLVIGLTRSPTMWGVPYMAVVVVIGITIIAWLVSKSFWTLLLAPISYAVLFSLCAWDNKILDVLEVTARKTPRTRNKSFWGTNSYGP from the coding sequence ATGGCTGAGTACGAGGATGTAAAGCCGCAGCTGACACCGTTGGTAATCGGGTTAACCCGATCTCCCACCATGTGGGGTGTCCCGTATATGGCAGTCGTCGTCGTTATCGGCATCACAATCATAGCATGGCTGGTCAGCAAGTCGTTCTGGACCCTGCTCCTGGCCCCGATCAGCTATGCGGTTCTGTTCTCCCTTTGCGCTTGGGACAACAAAATTCTCGATGTGCTTGAAGTCACCGCGCGCAAAACGCCTCGCACACGCAACAAGTCCTTCTGGGGAACAAATTCGTACGGACCTTAG
- a CDS encoding TrbC/VirB2 family protein codes for MINEQNKVWHISASKLAVCLGLLAAAQIVGADLAFAQSGGVNGAFAPVQTVFQAIVDFISGPIGRLFAIIAVMALGFLAFAGRLSWFLAGGVILGIGLVFGAPSIVDELISTVGN; via the coding sequence ATGATCAACGAACAGAATAAGGTTTGGCATATCAGCGCTTCAAAGCTGGCAGTCTGCCTTGGTTTGCTGGCTGCTGCGCAAATTGTCGGGGCGGATTTGGCGTTTGCACAGTCAGGTGGCGTTAATGGTGCCTTCGCGCCGGTTCAGACAGTATTTCAAGCTATCGTTGATTTCATTAGCGGCCCTATTGGTCGTCTGTTTGCGATCATCGCTGTTATGGCGCTCGGTTTCCTCGCATTTGCTGGCCGACTGTCTTGGTTTCTTGCGGGCGGTGTGATCCTCGGAATCGGTCTTGTTTTCGGTGCTCCATCAATCGTCGACGAGCTGATTAGCACGGTTGGAAACTAG
- a CDS encoding lytic transglycosylase domain-containing protein, with product MFIPFGIAATCAEERGAIAPFAQDGDAEAATHKASGSRSDLTVINRRWTSESKEFVVGSDGIVSAEDKSGNGTNTNNHIGNVSSTVIATGSLADITDPAISLQDESARLGDMRSTKQAAVSTPECGPSPLTPEEIKTLVEQAARRHQVDALFATAITWAESQFDRSRNSDKGARGPMQLMPGTAERFGVRDVCDPASNIEGGVKYLRVLLDEFQNPLLVAAAYNAGEGRIYEYGGVPPFKETVGYVAKVVNYQLGVTMPAPKKKLVASGRRSSPVMASETQSGVIAVKKTGTFVGGVMHF from the coding sequence TTGTTCATCCCGTTCGGGATTGCCGCCACTTGCGCAGAAGAAAGAGGCGCAATTGCGCCTTTCGCGCAAGATGGCGACGCCGAGGCCGCAACTCACAAGGCATCCGGATCACGCTCGGATTTGACTGTAATCAACCGCCGCTGGACAAGCGAAAGCAAAGAATTTGTCGTGGGTTCTGATGGCATCGTTTCTGCGGAAGATAAAAGCGGCAACGGCACCAACACGAATAACCATATTGGCAATGTATCCAGCACCGTAATAGCAACTGGCTCTCTCGCCGATATTACCGATCCGGCTATCTCTCTTCAGGACGAATCTGCCCGTTTAGGTGATATGCGTTCTACTAAGCAGGCCGCTGTATCCACTCCCGAATGCGGCCCCTCCCCGCTAACACCAGAGGAAATCAAAACTCTGGTCGAACAGGCCGCTCGCCGACATCAAGTCGACGCTCTGTTTGCTACCGCCATCACCTGGGCAGAAAGCCAGTTCGATCGTTCCCGCAATTCAGACAAAGGCGCACGCGGGCCGATGCAGCTCATGCCGGGAACCGCTGAGCGCTTCGGCGTCCGCGACGTCTGTGATCCGGCGTCAAATATTGAAGGCGGCGTTAAGTATCTCCGGGTGCTTTTGGACGAGTTCCAAAACCCCCTGCTTGTTGCCGCTGCCTATAACGCAGGCGAAGGCCGCATCTATGAGTACGGCGGCGTTCCACCGTTCAAGGAAACCGTCGGATACGTCGCAAAGGTCGTCAATTACCAGCTTGGCGTAACCATGCCAGCGCCGAAAAAGAAGCTCGTTGCGAGCGGTCGCAGATCCTCGCCGGTCATGGCGAGCGAAACTCAATCCGGGGTCATTGCAGTCAAGAAAACCGGCACCTTCGTTGGTGGCGTGATGCATTTTTAA
- a CDS encoding thermonuclease family protein — protein sequence MKPALLSLCMVLLSTTAFAAPEGYFDLQPGVTLETGDTWVSEGQRYRLYGVQSCLRGTAFTDTTGNKNDCGEASLAVFAAYIKDTKPVCAPVAQTADTSYVICYATIGGNRLDLATVLITSGYAFAALKADGLPYYPAYAVAEQEAREKRAGLWQFEDVQHPAILLSKSANERTRNAQQ from the coding sequence ATGAAGCCAGCCCTATTATCGCTCTGCATGGTCCTTTTATCGACGACGGCTTTTGCAGCCCCGGAGGGATATTTCGACCTCCAGCCGGGCGTTACTTTGGAAACTGGCGATACGTGGGTCTCAGAAGGCCAGCGCTATCGCCTCTATGGTGTTCAGTCATGCCTTCGAGGAACTGCTTTCACTGACACGACCGGAAACAAGAACGACTGCGGTGAGGCGTCGCTTGCCGTATTCGCCGCTTATATCAAAGACACCAAACCGGTGTGCGCTCCCGTAGCGCAAACTGCCGATACTTCTTATGTCATTTGCTACGCCACAATCGGCGGAAATCGCCTCGATTTAGCGACGGTGTTGATTACGAGCGGCTATGCCTTTGCCGCGCTGAAGGCTGACGGGCTTCCCTACTATCCAGCATACGCAGTGGCCGAACAGGAAGCTCGTGAGAAGCGGGCAGGCCTCTGGCAATTCGAAGACGTTCAGCATCCTGCCATCCTGTTGAGCAAATCGGCAAACGAACGGACGAGGAATGCCCAACAATGA
- a CDS encoding thermonuclease family protein: MKYLIVAMSFALASTPAFAADAIKRAPAASVPVQPSQPAPLPILKGRVAVIDGRTLWFPTYAQRVRLADIDACELPQWALDPKWTNRDVTKAPPPVPCGPFAKAWLKRTIGASAVSCAVVGYDAEGMARARCISRGRDLALEMLRVGWARVDSPYLSHPQYIGYQRAAMSARYGMWATYVLDMNEWRRKAVDKTLDRQPIADFNLLVERKSEISPPFADARRKPKRTDR; this comes from the coding sequence ATGAAATATCTGATCGTAGCAATGTCATTTGCCCTCGCATCGACACCAGCATTCGCAGCTGATGCTATTAAACGCGCGCCAGCTGCCAGCGTACCGGTTCAACCTAGCCAGCCGGCACCGCTTCCAATCCTCAAGGGTCGTGTCGCGGTTATTGATGGTCGGACCCTCTGGTTTCCCACTTATGCCCAACGAGTTCGGCTTGCGGATATTGACGCGTGCGAATTGCCTCAATGGGCGCTTGATCCGAAATGGACGAACAGGGACGTCACGAAAGCACCGCCGCCTGTACCCTGTGGACCCTTTGCAAAAGCTTGGCTCAAAAGAACGATCGGGGCGTCCGCCGTCTCCTGCGCTGTCGTCGGCTATGATGCTGAAGGCATGGCACGAGCAAGATGCATATCACGGGGACGCGACCTAGCTCTCGAAATGCTTCGCGTGGGTTGGGCGAGGGTAGATTCACCCTACCTCAGCCACCCTCAATATATAGGCTATCAGCGTGCCGCCATGTCGGCGCGATATGGCATGTGGGCGACTTATGTTCTGGATATGAATGAGTGGCGGCGCAAGGCCGTCGACAAAACGCTCGATCGTCAGCCAATCGCGGATTTCAACCTACTCGTAGAGCGCAAAAGCGAGATCTCTCCCCCGTTTGCCGACGCGCGCAGAAAACCAAAAAGGACAGACCGATAG
- a CDS encoding RcgA family putative transporter yields the protein MIKNGKFFFVPPNDGSDFKELFKRIAAEGAGRSLGSDGARTGPWTPELLAEAITLVDPKQVGVDLRTVQLWFQENEKGISTTNIGLLARVLSCGDTAARSEWIMELNAAQSRLVAKRREMKRAGSVGPSEPDQGAARIATSDSVRDKDVSLWNLPRWSEKLLSEGSQLNLSASVFAGMSALGFLSFIIGIHNVKFTRSDGVIKQVGFLWAANWTLVFMVFLPLFLAFVFELVNSWKHEKRKGFVDGAIEDSDIAWKRIIDASSGSFWAVFLICLLFAGVFQWIGVCLMPLIKGGGNYATDWGTVAIVRPEIVTIPVAIFFTALAYLYMSFSFYLFFAGLILLYSVINDFWKIRDAVNSRARLEVDDLSDTGFWVMQWVFRCTLLGMLIATVMKLQSSYLASNGPSIVAWVISDLSSIVFDRTGVHSRISYRMPTHYSSLLIAISTCFVFLYGVIRAGSGGHFKVALWKMTAVVALLFASYLSIDAFSGFTVLMCAGLLIAIYCLFDPAFGRGRASEVSNQSVS from the coding sequence TTGATAAAAAACGGAAAGTTTTTTTTCGTTCCACCGAACGATGGGAGCGATTTCAAGGAATTGTTCAAGCGCATCGCCGCTGAGGGCGCAGGTCGCTCGCTCGGTAGCGACGGCGCTCGCACTGGCCCATGGACGCCGGAGCTACTTGCGGAGGCCATAACGCTTGTCGATCCCAAGCAGGTCGGCGTTGATCTGCGAACTGTACAGCTCTGGTTTCAGGAGAATGAGAAAGGCATAAGCACTACCAACATCGGTTTGCTGGCGAGAGTTCTAAGCTGCGGTGACACGGCTGCCAGAAGCGAATGGATAATGGAGCTTAACGCCGCTCAATCCCGGTTGGTGGCCAAAAGACGCGAGATGAAGAGGGCCGGAAGTGTTGGGCCATCGGAGCCAGACCAGGGTGCAGCTCGAATAGCAACATCGGATTCCGTAAGGGATAAGGATGTCTCGCTATGGAACCTCCCAAGATGGTCTGAGAAGCTTCTGAGCGAAGGTTCTCAACTGAATCTGTCTGCCTCGGTTTTTGCGGGAATGTCCGCCCTTGGATTTCTTTCGTTCATCATAGGCATTCACAATGTTAAATTCACCCGATCCGATGGGGTCATCAAGCAGGTCGGCTTCCTTTGGGCGGCGAACTGGACATTAGTGTTCATGGTTTTCCTTCCGCTGTTCCTGGCCTTTGTTTTTGAACTGGTGAATTCGTGGAAGCACGAAAAACGGAAGGGGTTTGTCGATGGCGCAATCGAGGACAGCGACATCGCATGGAAGCGAATTATTGACGCTTCGTCCGGTTCATTCTGGGCAGTGTTCCTAATATGCTTGTTGTTTGCGGGTGTTTTTCAGTGGATTGGCGTCTGTTTGATGCCTCTCATCAAAGGCGGAGGTAATTACGCGACCGATTGGGGCACAGTCGCGATAGTGCGGCCTGAAATCGTAACGATACCTGTTGCAATCTTTTTCACGGCGCTCGCTTACCTCTATATGAGCTTTTCGTTTTATCTTTTTTTCGCCGGTCTTATTCTGCTTTATTCGGTCATTAATGACTTTTGGAAAATCCGTGACGCGGTAAATTCAAGGGCCCGTTTGGAGGTGGACGATCTAAGCGATACCGGGTTTTGGGTTATGCAGTGGGTTTTCCGCTGCACACTCTTGGGTATGCTGATCGCTACCGTTATGAAGCTTCAAAGCTCTTATCTGGCGTCAAATGGCCCAAGCATCGTTGCATGGGTGATTAGCGACCTGTCATCGATCGTATTCGACCGTACAGGTGTGCACAGTCGCATTAGCTATCGGATGCCGACACACTATAGCAGCCTGCTCATCGCAATATCGACCTGTTTTGTTTTTCTATATGGTGTGATCCGCGCTGGATCCGGAGGTCATTTTAAAGTCGCTCTCTGGAAAATGACCGCAGTTGTGGCGCTGCTTTTCGCAAGCTATTTGTCTATCGACGCGTTTTCCGGCTTTACGGTCCTGATGTGTGCCGGGCTCCTAATCGCTATTTACTGCTTATTTGATCCGGCCTTCGGGCGCGGGCGTGCGAGTGAGGTTAGCAATCAAAGTGTTTCATAG
- a CDS encoding RcgR family putative quorum lactone hydrolase produces the protein MFHSWLDQWDEKRARRGEDAKKATIVSLDAERGFPGAANVSNIEEFCKLGVQATATPSYFRAPLGNDNDFERAGDFLKFPSDISTDVEENNLVWSKITDSGSRDKALVIFHHWNARSRNQQIAGYLSKRGITVVEIAMPYHFERSRPGADYADYMLSANLGRTIESLRQAVWDGQKLIRWLKSEGYREISVLGMSLGSWVAGLVAAHDTNVKKASLFLTGGSLAEMVWTGRATRAIRESFEPTIDLTHLQRAWAPLDLGNYAFSLARPDLDIQIVLGKRDKVVLPEVSIALLESLNNAGVNPDVLQLNCGHYSLAIPPYIIFAGINLKRFLSQSGKSDRRT, from the coding sequence GTGTTTCATAGTTGGCTTGATCAATGGGATGAGAAACGGGCACGACGCGGTGAAGATGCTAAAAAAGCAACGATCGTCAGTCTTGATGCAGAACGCGGGTTTCCGGGCGCTGCGAATGTTTCCAACATCGAAGAATTCTGCAAGCTCGGGGTGCAGGCAACTGCCACGCCATCGTACTTCAGAGCGCCACTCGGCAACGACAACGATTTTGAGCGGGCAGGGGACTTCCTCAAATTTCCATCTGATATTTCGACAGACGTTGAGGAAAATAACCTGGTCTGGTCGAAGATCACCGATAGCGGCTCGCGCGACAAGGCACTGGTAATCTTTCATCATTGGAACGCACGATCCCGCAACCAACAGATAGCGGGTTACTTGTCCAAAAGGGGCATCACAGTCGTTGAGATTGCTATGCCGTATCATTTTGAAAGGAGCCGTCCGGGGGCCGACTACGCTGATTATATGCTAAGCGCAAATCTTGGCCGAACGATCGAGTCACTACGGCAGGCCGTGTGGGATGGACAGAAGCTCATTCGTTGGCTGAAAAGCGAAGGATATCGAGAAATCTCCGTACTCGGAATGAGCCTCGGTTCATGGGTCGCAGGACTGGTCGCAGCTCATGATACCAACGTTAAGAAAGCCTCGCTGTTTCTCACAGGCGGCAGTCTGGCCGAAATGGTCTGGACCGGTCGAGCAACGCGAGCCATACGCGAGAGCTTTGAGCCCACGATAGACCTTACTCATCTACAAAGGGCTTGGGCACCGCTTGATCTGGGGAACTACGCTTTCAGTCTCGCCCGTCCTGATCTGGATATTCAGATCGTCTTGGGAAAGCGAGACAAGGTTGTATTGCCAGAAGTGTCAATTGCTCTGTTGGAAAGTCTGAATAATGCTGGCGTAAACCCCGATGTTCTGCAATTAAACTGTGGTCACTATTCACTGGCAATTCCGCCGTACATAATTTTCGCCGGAATTAATCTAAAACGGTTTTTGTCGCAGTCTGGCAAATCAGATCGCCGGACATGA